From a region of the Agromyces ramosus genome:
- a CDS encoding ABC transporter substrate-binding protein — protein sequence MFNIRNRRIAVAAAALSASAALVLTGCAGGGGEEPAATYDPDEEVTLNLAFWGNDVRAALYEEAIAAFNEEYPNITVNSSFLGFPEFWEKRQTEAAGGGLPDVMQFDYSYLRQYSENGLLLDLEPYLGNIIDTEPLSENILQIGVVEGETTGIPTSTNAWGLFSNPVLLEQLGVEEFEGGSWEDYSEWMQQATDAGAGAIWGGTDYTGRIQNFEIQQRAAGEDLFTEDGEPNFTEEDLAAFWEQGDELRDAVIPQQRLEEIYPLSGFDAALTASELTWDNFGAGYLGNLGEGYTELGLVAPPVTEEGAKDLYLKPSMLHSIASTTEHPEAAATLVNFLVNSPEAGAIFGTNRGLPASETMLEGAELDPLGQQIRDYEESIADRLGDAPPVPIVGYGTLEEKFRQLGQELGYGTLTVDQAVDQFFSEMDVVLNQ from the coding sequence ATGTTCAACATTCGCAATCGCCGCATCGCGGTGGCCGCAGCTGCGCTCAGCGCGAGCGCGGCACTCGTGCTCACGGGGTGCGCGGGCGGCGGCGGCGAAGAGCCCGCCGCGACCTACGATCCCGACGAGGAGGTCACGCTCAACCTCGCCTTCTGGGGCAACGACGTCCGCGCCGCCCTCTACGAGGAGGCCATCGCCGCGTTCAACGAGGAGTACCCGAACATCACGGTGAACTCCTCGTTCCTCGGCTTCCCCGAGTTCTGGGAGAAGCGCCAGACCGAGGCCGCCGGCGGCGGCCTGCCCGACGTCATGCAGTTCGACTACTCGTACCTCCGTCAGTACTCGGAGAACGGCCTCCTGCTCGACCTCGAGCCGTACCTCGGCAACATCATCGACACCGAGCCGCTCAGCGAGAACATCCTCCAGATCGGCGTCGTCGAGGGTGAGACCACCGGCATCCCGACCTCCACCAACGCCTGGGGCCTGTTCTCGAACCCCGTGCTGCTCGAGCAGCTCGGTGTCGAGGAGTTCGAGGGCGGCAGCTGGGAGGACTACTCAGAGTGGATGCAGCAGGCGACGGATGCCGGCGCCGGCGCGATCTGGGGCGGCACCGACTACACGGGTCGCATCCAGAACTTCGAGATCCAGCAGCGCGCCGCCGGTGAGGACCTCTTCACCGAGGACGGCGAGCCGAACTTCACCGAAGAGGACCTCGCCGCGTTCTGGGAGCAGGGCGACGAACTTCGCGACGCCGTCATCCCGCAGCAGCGACTCGAGGAGATCTACCCGCTCTCCGGTTTCGACGCAGCGCTCACGGCCAGCGAGCTGACCTGGGACAACTTCGGCGCCGGCTACCTCGGCAACCTGGGCGAGGGATACACCGAACTCGGCCTCGTCGCTCCGCCCGTCACCGAGGAGGGCGCGAAGGACCTGTACCTGAAGCCGTCGATGCTGCACTCGATCGCCTCGACCACCGAGCACCCCGAGGCGGCGGCGACGCTCGTCAACTTCCTCGTGAACTCGCCTGAGGCCGGCGCCATCTTCGGCACCAACCGCGGCCTGCCGGCTTCGGAGACGATGCTCGAGGGCGCAGAGCTCGACCCGCTGGGCCAGCAGATCCGCGACTACGAGGAGTCCATCGCCGACCGCCTCGGCGACGCGCCGCCCGTGCCGATCGTCGGCTACGGCACGCTGGAGGAGAAGTTCCGCCAGCTCGGCCAGGAGCTCGGCTACGGCACCCTGACCGTCGACCAGGCTGTGGACCAGTTCTTCTCCGAGATGGACGTCGTCCTCAACCAGTAA
- a CDS encoding DUF6807 domain-containing protein: MMEQIRIDELVDRVRFAANGSMLAEYVHLPTDVQLESPRPYFSPIRTLGGEVVSLFRPHDHVWHKGIAWSLPVVGDENFWGGPTFVSGQGYVQLANNGTQQHRSFDEPADASADPDPDLDLDVAAPDRLVETLDWVTEAGETVFEEHRTLGATILDAETPGAASDAWLLGFQTRMRNITDRPIPLGSPTTRGRENAGYGGLFWRGPRSFTGGTVLAPGVAGGDELRGTRAPWMGFSGRHDGSGGASTVIMIDDPGNVQHPPQWFARSEEFACLCPAPFFSEEHTVEPGGTLVLRYGVVVADGASDPDRAARLAAAASVALIRMLPAPAATSTHKETDA, from the coding sequence ATGATGGAGCAGATCCGCATCGACGAACTGGTCGACCGCGTGCGGTTCGCCGCGAACGGGTCGATGCTCGCCGAGTACGTGCACCTCCCCACCGACGTGCAGCTCGAGTCGCCCCGTCCGTACTTCAGCCCGATCCGCACGCTCGGCGGCGAGGTCGTCAGCCTCTTCCGGCCGCACGACCACGTGTGGCACAAGGGCATCGCGTGGTCGCTGCCCGTCGTCGGCGACGAGAACTTCTGGGGCGGCCCCACGTTCGTGTCCGGCCAGGGGTACGTGCAACTGGCGAACAACGGCACCCAGCAGCACCGGTCGTTCGACGAGCCGGCGGATGCCTCGGCCGACCCCGACCCCGACCTCGACCTCGACGTCGCTGCACCCGACCGCCTCGTGGAGACCCTCGACTGGGTGACCGAGGCAGGAGAGACGGTCTTCGAGGAGCACCGCACGCTCGGCGCCACGATCCTCGACGCCGAGACGCCGGGCGCGGCATCCGATGCCTGGCTCCTCGGCTTCCAGACCCGAATGCGCAACATCACCGATCGCCCGATCCCGCTCGGCTCGCCGACCACCCGCGGTCGCGAGAACGCCGGCTACGGTGGGCTGTTCTGGCGCGGGCCCCGCTCGTTCACCGGCGGCACCGTGCTCGCGCCGGGCGTCGCCGGCGGTGACGAGCTCCGCGGCACGCGTGCGCCGTGGATGGGATTCTCGGGCCGGCACGACGGCTCGGGCGGTGCATCCACCGTCATCATGATCGACGACCCCGGCAACGTGCAGCACCCGCCGCAGTGGTTCGCCCGCAGCGAGGAGTTCGCGTGCCTCTGCCCCGCACCGTTCTTCAGCGAGGAGCACACGGTCGAGCCCGGCGGCACGCTCGTGCTGCGCTACGGGGTGGTCGTCGCCGACGGCGCGAGCGACCCCGACCGTGCCGCGCGGCTCGCGGCTGCGGCATCCGTCGCACTCATCCGCATGCTGCCTGCCCCCGCCGCGACCTCGACCCACAAGGAGACCGATGCCTGA
- a CDS encoding Gfo/Idh/MocA family protein — MPESAPLRAAILGTGAIANAHAVALAAAPDAELVAVADRDVAHARAFGERWGVDDAAVFGSLDELLASGGVDVLHICTPPGVHAEQAIAALDAGLHVVCEKPAALSLDELDAMTDAARRNDRRLAVVFQQRTGTAAAHVRGLLDSGALGRPLVATCQTLWYRDPAYFAVPWRGKWATEGGGPTLGHGIHQIDLLAWLLGDWASVQGQLWRLGRETETEDVSTAVIAFEGGAVASVITSALSPRETSSIRIDTELATVTVDHLYGHAHEHWRITPAPDVDAETAAAWALPEVEEASGHDPLVRDIYAALQSGEPLPSTASDASRSFEIVTAIYSSAASGALVTPETLRADADRRRSLESPVVDLRRA, encoded by the coding sequence ATGCCTGAGTCCGCCCCGCTCCGAGCGGCGATCCTCGGCACCGGCGCGATCGCGAACGCACACGCCGTCGCGCTCGCCGCCGCCCCCGACGCGGAGCTCGTCGCCGTCGCCGACCGCGACGTCGCACATGCACGCGCATTCGGCGAGCGATGGGGTGTCGACGACGCCGCGGTCTTCGGCTCGCTCGACGAGCTGCTCGCGAGCGGCGGCGTCGACGTGCTGCACATCTGCACCCCGCCCGGCGTGCACGCCGAGCAGGCGATCGCCGCACTCGACGCGGGACTCCACGTGGTCTGCGAGAAGCCCGCCGCGCTGTCGCTCGACGAGCTCGACGCGATGACGGATGCCGCGCGTCGCAACGATCGCCGGCTCGCCGTGGTGTTCCAGCAGCGAACCGGCACCGCCGCCGCGCACGTGCGCGGCCTCCTCGACTCGGGTGCGCTCGGGAGGCCGCTCGTCGCGACCTGCCAGACCCTGTGGTACCGCGACCCCGCCTACTTCGCAGTGCCGTGGCGCGGCAAATGGGCGACCGAGGGCGGCGGGCCGACGCTCGGCCACGGCATCCACCAGATCGACCTGCTCGCCTGGCTCCTCGGCGACTGGGCGAGCGTGCAGGGCCAGCTCTGGCGCCTCGGGCGCGAGACGGAGACGGAGGACGTCTCGACCGCGGTCATCGCCTTCGAGGGCGGCGCCGTGGCATCCGTCATCACGAGCGCGCTCTCGCCGCGCGAGACGAGCTCGATCCGCATCGACACCGAACTCGCGACCGTCACCGTCGACCACCTCTACGGGCACGCGCACGAGCATTGGCGCATCACGCCCGCGCCGGACGTCGATGCCGAGACCGCCGCTGCCTGGGCGCTCCCCGAGGTCGAGGAGGCGAGCGGACACGACCCGCTCGTGCGCGACATCTACGCGGCGCTCCAGTCGGGTGAGCCGCTGCCGTCGACGGCGTCGGATGCGTCGCGCTCGTTCGAGATCGTCACCGCCATCTACTCCTCCGCGGCGAGCGGCGCGCTCGTCACCCCCGAGACGCTCCGCGCCGATGCCGACCGACGCCGCAGTCTCGAAAGCCCCGTGGTCGACCTGCGCCGTGCCTGA